From Schistocerca americana isolate TAMUIC-IGC-003095 chromosome 11, iqSchAmer2.1, whole genome shotgun sequence, the proteins below share one genomic window:
- the LOC124553691 gene encoding zinc finger protein 729-like isoform X2, translating to MTRVVTSTRYAFNSRRLIQRRGDSCGISFQETINERVVHDELKIGTWESTNFTMFGTHTEGLTSQEANALCMKLKYRSREKELQKFSCSFCLQSFPSKYKLIKHVFTHIDGVQPPIYICKLCGEVFPSNGSLNKHGKMGVCDQALLGGINEKFDSSYNPKKTAFLDHDQELSMLEQTEKQSSSKDSGKTLKKTFNDVCNTLTISRNSKKRDKGESNSTLTAAIKVSTNTVGLTVKRPHKCDICGNCFTQLGSLKSHILIHTGKKPHKCDVCGKSFTQLGTLKSHVLIHTGKRPHKCDICGKSFTQLSTLKTHLLLHKGNRPHTCEICGKSFALLRGLKCHALIHAGIKPHKCNICGNSFTQLGHLKEHVLIHIGIRPHKCHVCGKSYTQSNTLKKHALTHMGRRPYECDICGMSFTQSGNLKTHSLIHTGQRPHKCDICGKSFVQSGTLKSHRIIHTGKRPHKCGSCNKSFTDLRNLKRHELIHTGKRPHKCDICGKCFTQLGNLKRHVLLHTGKE from the coding sequence GTTGATTCAACGTAGGGGTGATAGTTGTGGCATTTCATTTCAAGAAACTATTAATGAAAGAGTTGTCCATGATGAACTGAAGATAGGCACATGGGAATCAACAAATTTCACCATGTTTGGTACACACACAGAAGGATTGACCTCACAAGAAGCTAACGCACTCTGCATGAAACTAAAATATCGTTCGAGGGAAAAAGAACTGCAGAAATTTAGTTGCAGTTTCTGCCTACAGAGCTTTCCCTCAAAATATAAACTCATAAAGCATGTCTTCACGCACATAGATGGTGTGCAGCCGCCTATATATATTTGTAAGTTGTGTGGTGAAGTATTTCCCAGTAATGGTAGCTTAAACAAACATGGGAAAATGGGTGTGTGTGATCAAGCTTTACTTGGCGGTATTAATGAGAAATTTGACTCTAGTTATAACCCCAAAAAAACTGCCTTCTTGGATCATGATCAAGAACTTTCTATGTTGGAACAGACTGAGAAGCAGTCTTCATCTAAGGACTCTGGGAAgactttaaaaaaaacctttaatgACGTTTGTAACACACTAACTATTTCACGCAACTCAAAGAAACGAGACAAAGGTGAAAGTAATTCAACTTTAACAGCAGCTATTAAAGTAAGTACAAACactgttggacttactgtaaagaGACCCCACAAATGTGATATATGTGGCAACTGCTTTACACAGCTGGGTTCTCTAAAGAGCCATATATTAATACACACTGggaagaaacctcacaaatgtgatgTGTGTGGCAAATCTTTTACACAATTGGGTACTCTCAAGAGCCACGTCTTAATACACACTGGAAAAAGACCACACAAATGTGACATTTGTGGCAAATCTTTTACTCAGTTAAGTACTCTCAAGACACATTTATTATTACACAAAGGAAACAGACCACACacgtgtgaaatatgtggcaaatcGTTTGCTCTGTTGCGTGGTCTGAAGTGCCATGCATTAATACATGCTGGTATAAAACCACACAAATGTAATATTTGTGGTAATTCTTTCACTCAGTTGGGTCATCTCAAGGAGCATGTATTAATACACATCGGAATAAGACCACACAAATGTCATGTATGTGGCAAATCTTATACCCAGTCAAATACTCTCAAGAAACATGCATTGACACACATGGGAAGGAGACCATACGAGTGTGATATTTGTGGCATGTCTTTTACTCAGTCTGGTAATCTGAAGACTCATTCCTTAATACACACTGGACAGAGACCCCATAAATGTGATATCTGTGGCAAGTCTTTTGTCCAGTCAGGTACTCTGAAGAGTCATAGAATAATACACACTGGAAAGAGACCGCACAAATGTGGTAGTTGTAACAAATCTTTTACTGATTTACGTAATCTCAAGAGACATGAATTAATACACACTGGTAAGAGACCCCACAAATGTGATATCTGTGGCAAATGCTTTACTCAGTTGGGCAATCTCAAGAGGCACGTATTATTACATACTGGAAAGGAATGA
- the LOC124553691 gene encoding zinc finger protein 729-like isoform X3 — protein sequence MNKVVTSTRYAFNSRRLIQRRGDSCGISFQETINERVVHDELKIGTWESTNFTMFGTHTEGLTSQEANALCMKLKYRSREKELQKFSCSFCLQSFPSKYKLIKHVFTHIDGVQPPIYICKLCGEVFPSNGSLNKHGKMGVCDQALLGGINEKFDSSYNPKKTAFLDHDQELSMLEQTEKQSSSKDSGKTLKKTFNDVCNTLTISRNSKKRDKGESNSTLTAAIKVSTNTVGLTVKRPHKCDICGNCFTQLGSLKSHILIHTGKKPHKCDVCGKSFTQLGTLKSHVLIHTGKRPHKCDICGKSFTQLSTLKTHLLLHKGNRPHTCEICGKSFALLRGLKCHALIHAGIKPHKCNICGNSFTQLGHLKEHVLIHIGIRPHKCHVCGKSYTQSNTLKKHALTHMGRRPYECDICGMSFTQSGNLKTHSLIHTGQRPHKCDICGKSFVQSGTLKSHRIIHTGKRPHKCGSCNKSFTDLRNLKRHELIHTGKRPHKCDICGKCFTQLGNLKRHVLLHTGKE from the coding sequence GTTGATTCAACGTAGGGGTGATAGTTGTGGCATTTCATTTCAAGAAACTATTAATGAAAGAGTTGTCCATGATGAACTGAAGATAGGCACATGGGAATCAACAAATTTCACCATGTTTGGTACACACACAGAAGGATTGACCTCACAAGAAGCTAACGCACTCTGCATGAAACTAAAATATCGTTCGAGGGAAAAAGAACTGCAGAAATTTAGTTGCAGTTTCTGCCTACAGAGCTTTCCCTCAAAATATAAACTCATAAAGCATGTCTTCACGCACATAGATGGTGTGCAGCCGCCTATATATATTTGTAAGTTGTGTGGTGAAGTATTTCCCAGTAATGGTAGCTTAAACAAACATGGGAAAATGGGTGTGTGTGATCAAGCTTTACTTGGCGGTATTAATGAGAAATTTGACTCTAGTTATAACCCCAAAAAAACTGCCTTCTTGGATCATGATCAAGAACTTTCTATGTTGGAACAGACTGAGAAGCAGTCTTCATCTAAGGACTCTGGGAAgactttaaaaaaaacctttaatgACGTTTGTAACACACTAACTATTTCACGCAACTCAAAGAAACGAGACAAAGGTGAAAGTAATTCAACTTTAACAGCAGCTATTAAAGTAAGTACAAACactgttggacttactgtaaagaGACCCCACAAATGTGATATATGTGGCAACTGCTTTACACAGCTGGGTTCTCTAAAGAGCCATATATTAATACACACTGggaagaaacctcacaaatgtgatgTGTGTGGCAAATCTTTTACACAATTGGGTACTCTCAAGAGCCACGTCTTAATACACACTGGAAAAAGACCACACAAATGTGACATTTGTGGCAAATCTTTTACTCAGTTAAGTACTCTCAAGACACATTTATTATTACACAAAGGAAACAGACCACACacgtgtgaaatatgtggcaaatcGTTTGCTCTGTTGCGTGGTCTGAAGTGCCATGCATTAATACATGCTGGTATAAAACCACACAAATGTAATATTTGTGGTAATTCTTTCACTCAGTTGGGTCATCTCAAGGAGCATGTATTAATACACATCGGAATAAGACCACACAAATGTCATGTATGTGGCAAATCTTATACCCAGTCAAATACTCTCAAGAAACATGCATTGACACACATGGGAAGGAGACCATACGAGTGTGATATTTGTGGCATGTCTTTTACTCAGTCTGGTAATCTGAAGACTCATTCCTTAATACACACTGGACAGAGACCCCATAAATGTGATATCTGTGGCAAGTCTTTTGTCCAGTCAGGTACTCTGAAGAGTCATAGAATAATACACACTGGAAAGAGACCGCACAAATGTGGTAGTTGTAACAAATCTTTTACTGATTTACGTAATCTCAAGAGACATGAATTAATACACACTGGTAAGAGACCCCACAAATGTGATATCTGTGGCAAATGCTTTACTCAGTTGGGCAATCTCAAGAGGCACGTATTATTACATACTGGAAAGGAATGA
- the LOC124553691 gene encoding zinc finger protein 708-like isoform X4 has protein sequence MFGTHTEGLTSQEANALCMKLKYRSREKELQKFSCSFCLQSFPSKYKLIKHVFTHIDGVQPPIYICKLCGEVFPSNGSLNKHGKMGVCDQALLGGINEKFDSSYNPKKTAFLDHDQELSMLEQTEKQSSSKDSGKTLKKTFNDVCNTLTISRNSKKRDKGESNSTLTAAIKVSTNTVGLTVKRPHKCDICGNCFTQLGSLKSHILIHTGKKPHKCDVCGKSFTQLGTLKSHVLIHTGKRPHKCDICGKSFTQLSTLKTHLLLHKGNRPHTCEICGKSFALLRGLKCHALIHAGIKPHKCNICGNSFTQLGHLKEHVLIHIGIRPHKCHVCGKSYTQSNTLKKHALTHMGRRPYECDICGMSFTQSGNLKTHSLIHTGQRPHKCDICGKSFVQSGTLKSHRIIHTGKRPHKCGSCNKSFTDLRNLKRHELIHTGKRPHKCDICGKCFTQLGNLKRHVLLHTGKE, from the coding sequence ATGTTTGGTACACACACAGAAGGATTGACCTCACAAGAAGCTAACGCACTCTGCATGAAACTAAAATATCGTTCGAGGGAAAAAGAACTGCAGAAATTTAGTTGCAGTTTCTGCCTACAGAGCTTTCCCTCAAAATATAAACTCATAAAGCATGTCTTCACGCACATAGATGGTGTGCAGCCGCCTATATATATTTGTAAGTTGTGTGGTGAAGTATTTCCCAGTAATGGTAGCTTAAACAAACATGGGAAAATGGGTGTGTGTGATCAAGCTTTACTTGGCGGTATTAATGAGAAATTTGACTCTAGTTATAACCCCAAAAAAACTGCCTTCTTGGATCATGATCAAGAACTTTCTATGTTGGAACAGACTGAGAAGCAGTCTTCATCTAAGGACTCTGGGAAgactttaaaaaaaacctttaatgACGTTTGTAACACACTAACTATTTCACGCAACTCAAAGAAACGAGACAAAGGTGAAAGTAATTCAACTTTAACAGCAGCTATTAAAGTAAGTACAAACactgttggacttactgtaaagaGACCCCACAAATGTGATATATGTGGCAACTGCTTTACACAGCTGGGTTCTCTAAAGAGCCATATATTAATACACACTGggaagaaacctcacaaatgtgatgTGTGTGGCAAATCTTTTACACAATTGGGTACTCTCAAGAGCCACGTCTTAATACACACTGGAAAAAGACCACACAAATGTGACATTTGTGGCAAATCTTTTACTCAGTTAAGTACTCTCAAGACACATTTATTATTACACAAAGGAAACAGACCACACacgtgtgaaatatgtggcaaatcGTTTGCTCTGTTGCGTGGTCTGAAGTGCCATGCATTAATACATGCTGGTATAAAACCACACAAATGTAATATTTGTGGTAATTCTTTCACTCAGTTGGGTCATCTCAAGGAGCATGTATTAATACACATCGGAATAAGACCACACAAATGTCATGTATGTGGCAAATCTTATACCCAGTCAAATACTCTCAAGAAACATGCATTGACACACATGGGAAGGAGACCATACGAGTGTGATATTTGTGGCATGTCTTTTACTCAGTCTGGTAATCTGAAGACTCATTCCTTAATACACACTGGACAGAGACCCCATAAATGTGATATCTGTGGCAAGTCTTTTGTCCAGTCAGGTACTCTGAAGAGTCATAGAATAATACACACTGGAAAGAGACCGCACAAATGTGGTAGTTGTAACAAATCTTTTACTGATTTACGTAATCTCAAGAGACATGAATTAATACACACTGGTAAGAGACCCCACAAATGTGATATCTGTGGCAAATGCTTTACTCAGTTGGGCAATCTCAAGAGGCACGTATTATTACATACTGGAAAGGAATGA